A genomic stretch from Oleomonas cavernae includes:
- the yihA gene encoding ribosome biogenesis GTP-binding protein YihA/YsxC, with translation MTDALRAEDGAATPQTLEAGRLLFAGECGFVWGATKLGDLPGPDLPEVAFAGRSNVGKSSLVNALTGRNTLARVSNTPGRTQQLNFFNLADRLMLVDLPGYGFAKVSKDKVAQWVHLTETYLAGRPNLKRVLVLIDSRHGPKAPDEAAMKLLDQSAVSYQIILTKTDKLKPHELAASMKAVAEAIRPHVAAHPVIMPTSAEAGAGIAELRATLATLGKPAAIG, from the coding sequence GTGACCGACGCGCTGCGCGCCGAAGACGGCGCCGCCACGCCTCAAACGCTCGAGGCGGGGCGGCTGCTGTTCGCCGGCGAATGCGGCTTCGTCTGGGGCGCCACCAAGCTGGGCGACCTGCCCGGGCCGGACCTGCCGGAAGTGGCCTTCGCCGGCCGTTCCAACGTCGGCAAGTCGTCGCTGGTGAATGCCCTGACCGGGCGCAATACCCTGGCCCGGGTCTCCAACACGCCGGGGCGCACCCAGCAGCTCAATTTCTTCAACCTTGCCGACCGGCTCATGCTGGTCGACCTGCCGGGTTACGGCTTCGCCAAGGTCTCGAAGGACAAGGTCGCCCAATGGGTGCACCTGACCGAGACCTACCTGGCGGGGCGGCCGAATCTCAAACGGGTGCTGGTGCTGATCGACAGCCGCCATGGCCCCAAGGCCCCTGACGAGGCGGCGATGAAGCTGCTCGACCAGTCGGCGGTGTCCTACCAGATCATCCTGACCAAGACCGACAAGCTGAAGCCCCACGAACTGGCGGCGTCGATGAAGGCCGTGGCCGAGGCGATCCGCCCCCATGTCGCGGCCCATCCGGTGATCATGCCGACCTCGGCCGAAGCGGGCGCCGGGATCGCCGAATTGCGGGCGACGCTCGCAACCCTTGGCAAGCCGGCCGCGATCGGCTAA
- a CDS encoding ISAs1 family transposase: MSWIEKAFASLPDPRTGNAKRHDLLEVLTIALTAAVCGAETCSDFADFAVDREGLFRDFLRLENGVPSHDTFSRIFRLLDPAAFARCFGQFVADLGAVGEGVVAIDGKTLRRSFDDASHGNPLAVVTAFASSSRLVIGQESFRAAAGDSEILAARALLRCLDLEGRLVTADALHCQTETAQLIRDRGSDYLLRLKANRPALHEMVASYFDTPAVRAGLDTAATIDGGHGRIETRRAWVSHDLRWMRGAKSSCHEPVMLPEMACLGMIEATVERAGKTTITRHFHLSSRGLSAQAYLDAARSHWAIENGLHWVLDVVFDEDLARNRKDHGPENLATLRKLALNVLNRARRDISVRRKRKRSGWSDDFARSIIGQMR; this comes from the coding sequence ATGTCGTGGATAGAGAAGGCGTTTGCGTCGTTGCCGGATCCGCGGACGGGGAATGCGAAGCGGCATGACCTGCTGGAGGTGCTGACGATTGCGCTGACGGCGGCGGTGTGCGGGGCGGAGACCTGCTCGGACTTTGCGGATTTCGCGGTGGACCGGGAGGGCCTGTTCCGGGATTTCCTGCGGCTCGAGAACGGGGTGCCGAGCCACGACACTTTCTCGCGGATTTTCCGTCTGCTGGATCCGGCGGCCTTCGCGCGTTGCTTCGGGCAGTTCGTGGCGGATCTCGGGGCGGTGGGCGAGGGCGTGGTGGCGATCGACGGCAAGACGCTGCGACGCTCGTTCGACGATGCCTCGCACGGCAACCCGCTGGCGGTGGTGACGGCCTTTGCTTCGTCGAGCCGGCTGGTGATCGGGCAGGAGAGCTTCCGGGCCGCGGCCGGCGACAGCGAAATCCTGGCCGCGCGGGCGCTTCTGCGCTGCCTGGACCTGGAAGGCCGCCTGGTCACCGCCGACGCACTCCATTGCCAGACGGAGACGGCCCAACTGATCCGCGACCGCGGCAGCGACTATCTTCTGCGGCTGAAAGCGAACCGTCCCGCCCTGCACGAGATGGTGGCGAGCTACTTCGACACGCCGGCGGTCCGCGCCGGCCTGGACACGGCGGCGACGATCGATGGCGGCCACGGGCGGATCGAGACCCGGCGCGCCTGGGTCAGCCATGATCTGCGCTGGATGCGGGGGGCGAAGAGCTCCTGCCACGAGCCGGTGATGCTGCCCGAAATGGCCTGCCTGGGCATGATCGAGGCCACCGTCGAACGGGCCGGCAAGACCACGATCACCCGGCACTTCCACCTCTCCTCCCGTGGCTTGAGCGCCCAGGCCTATCTCGATGCCGCCCGATCCCATTGGGCCATCGAGAACGGCCTGCACTGGGTTCTCGATGTCGTCTTCGACGAGGACCTCGCCCGAAACCGCAAGGATCACGGCCCCGAGAACCTCGCCACCTTGCGCAAGCTCGCCCTCAATGTCCTCAACCGCGCTCGCCGCGACATCTCCGTCCGACGCAAGCGCAAACGCTCAGGCTGGTCCGATGACTTCGCAAGGTCCATCATCGGCCAAATGCGATAA
- a CDS encoding pyrimidine 5'-nucleotidase, which translates to MRGSNARETLASGAPSAQSAAAMPMTDLARAQTWVFDLDNTLYPASCRLFDQIEAKMRAYIADHLKLDDAGASALKSELFRRHGTTMKGLMLDHGVDPHHFLDFVHDIDLSPLDGSPALGGVLARLPGRKVIYTNGSTAHAGRVLARLGLTDQFDGVFDIVAARFVPKPEIEPYREMLDLLGVQAAGAVMVEDMARNLAPAAELGMTTVWIPNGTEWGDHGQGDHIHHTTHDLAAFLARGIAFGKLSSAAGRKGF; encoded by the coding sequence ATGCGCGGGTCCAATGCGCGCGAAACCCTTGCCAGCGGCGCCCCATCCGCCCAATCTGCCGCCGCCATGCCGATGACTGACCTTGCCCGGGCCCAGACCTGGGTCTTCGACCTCGACAACACACTCTATCCCGCGTCCTGCCGCCTGTTCGACCAGATCGAGGCCAAGATGCGCGCCTATATCGCCGACCACCTGAAGCTGGACGACGCCGGCGCCAGCGCCCTGAAGAGCGAGCTGTTCCGCCGCCACGGCACGACCATGAAGGGCCTGATGCTGGACCATGGCGTCGATCCCCATCATTTCCTCGATTTCGTCCACGACATCGATCTGAGCCCGCTGGACGGTTCCCCCGCCCTGGGCGGGGTGCTGGCGCGCCTGCCGGGGCGCAAGGTGATCTACACCAACGGCTCCACCGCCCATGCCGGCCGGGTGCTGGCGCGCCTGGGGCTCACCGACCAGTTCGACGGCGTCTTCGATATCGTCGCCGCCCGCTTCGTGCCCAAGCCCGAGATCGAACCCTACCGGGAAATGCTCGATCTGCTGGGCGTCCAGGCCGCCGGCGCCGTCATGGTCGAGGACATGGCCCGCAATCTGGCGCCCGCGGCCGAACTGGGCATGACCACCGTGTGGATCCCCAACGGCACCGAATGGGGCGACCACGGCCAGGGCGATCACATCCACCACACCACCCACGATCTGGCCGCCTTCCTGGCCAGGGGAATCGCATTTGGAAAATTGAGTAGCGCGGCGGGGCGAAAGGGATTCTGA
- the argB gene encoding acetylglutamate kinase, translated as MRRYADRSFVVKYGGHAMGDEAAAQSFARDIVLLKQVGINPIVVHGGGPQIGKMLERLAIKSSFVDGLRVTDQAAVEVVEMVLAGSINKQIVGAINAAGGNAIGLSGKDGPLIRARKLARTKRDPDSNIEKVLDLGFVGEPESVDPRILYLFERSDFIPVIAPIGIGEDGHTYNINADTAAGAIAAAMRASRLLLLTDVAGVLDGDKKLIDRMTATQARAMIADGTIYGGMIPKIETCLDAVDKGVEAAVILDGRTPHALLLETFTEHGAGTMIERETPAA; from the coding sequence ATGCGCCGCTATGCCGATCGCAGCTTCGTGGTGAAGTACGGCGGCCATGCCATGGGCGACGAGGCGGCGGCCCAGTCCTTCGCCCGCGACATCGTCCTGCTCAAACAGGTCGGCATCAACCCGATCGTGGTCCACGGCGGCGGCCCGCAGATCGGCAAGATGCTGGAACGCCTGGCGATCAAGTCGTCCTTCGTCGACGGCCTGCGCGTCACCGACCAGGCGGCGGTCGAGGTGGTCGAGATGGTGCTGGCCGGCTCGATCAACAAGCAGATCGTCGGCGCCATCAACGCCGCCGGCGGCAATGCCATCGGCCTGTCGGGCAAGGACGGCCCGCTGATCCGCGCGCGCAAGCTGGCCCGCACCAAGCGCGACCCCGATTCCAACATCGAGAAGGTGCTGGACCTGGGCTTCGTGGGCGAGCCCGAGTCGGTCGACCCGCGCATCCTCTACCTGTTCGAGCGCTCGGACTTCATCCCCGTGATCGCGCCCATCGGCATCGGCGAGGACGGCCACACCTACAACATCAATGCCGACACGGCGGCCGGCGCCATCGCCGCCGCCATGCGCGCCTCGCGCCTGCTGCTGCTGACCGACGTCGCCGGCGTGCTCGACGGCGACAAGAAGCTGATCGACCGCATGACCGCGACCCAGGCCCGCGCCATGATCGCCGACGGCACCATCTATGGCGGCATGATCCCCAAGATCGAAACCTGCCTCGACGCCGTCGACAAGGGTGTCGAAGCCGCCGTCATCCTCGACGGCCGCACGCCCCACGCCCTGCTGCTGGAAACCTTCACCGAGCACGGCGCCGGCACCATGATCGAGCGCGAAACGCCCGCCGCATAA
- a CDS encoding multicopper oxidase family protein — MAPSRRQVLAGGAALACVPLLARRVRAGDGGFTLDARPRPLALPGCSGPTPAWTYADAWPLELRVRRGERFTATFVNNLADHNAVHWHGVRVPNAMDGVPYLTQAPVKAGERFVYDFVPPDPGTFFFHPHCDTLTALTRGLAGVLIVEDPREDGLFDLDQTLVLMDWRVKPDGSLDAITSDKAAARAGTFGALRTVNGGPAPTLTVRPGARVRLRCVNVDATRIPMLGMTGAEAMVIATDGNACDPFALKARPLGPAMRADIAFVAPGEQGAVVLLQDIWQATPVLLARIETQGEPMPANARPLALPAAELPQPDLARATRLPLELAAGVDDPAIEEFRRLTGFTAAQICTSEKIFWALNGKPWPGASHENLPPPLAELKSGQSYVVEIFNATPHRHPIHLHGHTFQVLGSSKNEIPPHWADTVLLEPKERTQIAFVAGEPGSWMLHCHIIEHQETGMMGYYRVT, encoded by the coding sequence ATGGCCCCCTCGCGACGGCAGGTCCTGGCTGGCGGGGCCGCACTGGCCTGCGTGCCGCTGCTGGCCCGCAGGGTCCGGGCGGGCGACGGCGGCTTCACGCTCGACGCCCGGCCCCGCCCCCTGGCCCTGCCCGGCTGCAGCGGCCCGACCCCGGCCTGGACCTATGCCGATGCCTGGCCGCTGGAATTGCGGGTGCGGCGCGGCGAACGCTTCACCGCGACCTTCGTCAATAACCTGGCCGATCACAACGCGGTCCACTGGCACGGCGTGCGCGTGCCCAACGCCATGGACGGCGTGCCCTATCTGACCCAGGCCCCGGTGAAGGCGGGCGAGCGCTTCGTCTACGATTTCGTGCCGCCCGATCCCGGCACCTTCTTCTTCCATCCCCATTGCGACACGTTGACGGCGCTGACCCGGGGCCTGGCCGGCGTGCTGATCGTCGAGGATCCGCGCGAGGACGGCCTGTTCGACCTGGACCAGACCCTGGTCCTGATGGATTGGCGGGTGAAGCCCGACGGCAGCCTGGATGCCATCACCAGCGACAAGGCCGCGGCCCGCGCCGGCACCTTCGGCGCCCTGCGCACGGTCAACGGCGGCCCGGCGCCGACCCTCACCGTGCGGCCGGGGGCGCGGGTGCGGCTGCGCTGCGTGAATGTCGACGCGACCCGCATCCCGATGCTGGGAATGACCGGGGCCGAGGCAATGGTGATCGCGACCGATGGCAATGCCTGCGATCCCTTCGCGCTGAAAGCCCGGCCGCTCGGCCCGGCCATGCGGGCCGACATCGCCTTCGTCGCCCCTGGCGAGCAGGGCGCGGTCGTCCTGCTTCAGGACATCTGGCAGGCGACCCCGGTGCTGCTGGCGCGGATCGAGACGCAGGGCGAGCCCATGCCGGCAAACGCGCGGCCCCTAGCCCTGCCGGCGGCCGAGCTGCCGCAACCGGATCTGGCGCGTGCGACCCGGCTTCCGCTCGAACTGGCCGCCGGTGTCGACGATCCCGCGATCGAGGAATTCCGCCGCCTGACCGGTTTCACCGCGGCGCAGATCTGCACCAGCGAGAAGATCTTCTGGGCCCTGAACGGCAAGCCCTGGCCCGGTGCCTCGCACGAGAACCTGCCCCCGCCCCTGGCCGAGCTCAAGTCCGGGCAAAGCTATGTGGTGGAGATCTTCAACGCGACGCCGCACCGCCACCCCATCCACCTGCACGGCCACACCTTCCAGGTGCTGGGCTCCAGCAAGAACGAGATCCCGCCGCACTGGGCGGACACGGTGCTGCTGGAACCCAAGGAGCGCACCCAGATCGCCTTCGTCGCCGGCGAGCCGGGAAGCTGGATGCTCCACTGCCACATCATCGAGCACCAGGAAACCGGCATGATGGGCTACTACCGCGTCACCTGA
- a CDS encoding acyl-homoserine-lactone synthase gives MIPTTEPHLLADVFPHLCNGPVPRGPAIFESSRSCIAPESRGREELGRIWGELTCAMLEYSMLREADAITAVMETRMVKTMCDVDWAPTILGETVVLRGAPIVGISAPVDTRALANLRRQRQVPDPVLAIRFESAALAA, from the coding sequence ATGATCCCGACGACCGAGCCGCACCTGCTCGCCGATGTCTTCCCGCACCTGTGCAACGGCCCGGTGCCCCGGGGGCCGGCCATCTTCGAGAGCAGCCGCAGTTGCATCGCGCCTGAGTCGCGCGGGCGGGAGGAACTGGGCCGCATCTGGGGCGAGCTGACCTGCGCCATGCTGGAATATTCGATGCTGCGCGAGGCCGACGCCATCACCGCGGTGATGGAAACCCGCATGGTGAAGACCATGTGCGATGTCGACTGGGCACCGACCATCCTGGGCGAGACGGTGGTCCTGCGCGGCGCCCCGATCGTGGGGATCAGCGCGCCGGTCGACACCCGCGCCCTGGCCAACCTGCGCCGCCAGCGCCAGGTCCCCGATCCGGTGCTGGCGATCCGCTTCGAGTCGGCGGCCCTCGCGGCCTGA
- a CDS encoding diguanylate cyclase: MMRDIGDERARGGITAAAALDRLVNQYPGPALIVGPGGRIVGANEAARVLSAMLRAGHDGLARLVDRSRLSVQGLKEELVFQGEDEDDLVLEVTALAMGAMVLLLARDTTVERRLIVSLSDSRQRLTDIIDCLPDFSWETDSRGTLTFVAPRLALGYPAEELHGQDAAVLIDAEWLAGRANPFRAEQRLTDSEVWLRAKDGTHLCARLSCVPVCDDHGRQIGVRGVARDITAARARENALSLALDRERLRGAVTEAMRGAGGLERALRVAAEAPLSALNAGGALILARNDAGGVANVLMTGSVLPVTAWSIREEVARLMARDTMPGAVHVVELGTDTALVAIAWESGAPIGALVLVRSARQPWQGGQISLLGAVADQLGLVLGLRARVAQLEALSLVDALTGVMNRRAFDQELATKMRQADRLGRRGTLLLIDFDGFKALNDRFGHAYGDRALSLFGRAIQDNLRAGDLAARLGGDEFALWLDGADAAGGFAKTDSLYEMMGRVNGALGSPEAALGLSIGIAVYEPGGGEGRDAITSRADHALYRAKRGGRNRAELALTAGSVAC; the protein is encoded by the coding sequence ATGATGCGCGACATTGGCGATGAGAGGGCCCGGGGCGGGATCACCGCCGCGGCTGCGCTCGATCGCCTGGTCAACCAGTATCCAGGCCCGGCCCTGATCGTCGGCCCGGGCGGGCGCATCGTCGGCGCCAACGAGGCCGCGCGCGTGCTGTCGGCCATGCTGCGGGCAGGGCATGACGGTCTGGCGCGACTGGTCGACCGCAGCCGGCTGTCGGTCCAGGGGCTCAAGGAAGAACTGGTTTTCCAGGGCGAGGACGAGGATGACCTGGTGCTCGAGGTCACCGCCCTGGCGATGGGCGCCATGGTGCTGCTGCTGGCCCGCGATACCACGGTCGAGCGGCGCCTGATCGTCTCGCTGTCCGACTCCCGCCAGCGCCTGACCGATATCATCGATTGCCTGCCCGACTTTTCCTGGGAGACCGATTCCCGCGGCACCCTGACCTTCGTTGCCCCGCGCCTGGCCCTGGGCTATCCGGCCGAGGAATTGCACGGCCAGGATGCCGCCGTCCTGATCGACGCCGAATGGCTGGCGGGGCGGGCCAATCCCTTCCGGGCCGAGCAGCGCCTGACCGACAGCGAAGTCTGGCTGCGGGCCAAGGACGGCACCCACCTGTGCGCCCGCCTGTCGTGCGTGCCGGTGTGCGACGATCACGGCCGCCAGATCGGGGTGCGGGGCGTTGCGCGCGACATCACCGCCGCCCGGGCGCGCGAGAATGCCTTGAGCCTGGCCCTGGACCGCGAACGCCTGCGCGGCGCCGTCACCGAGGCGATGCGTGGCGCCGGCGGCCTGGAGCGGGCCTTGCGGGTCGCGGCGGAAGCGCCGCTGAGCGCGCTCAATGCCGGCGGCGCCCTGATCCTGGCGCGCAATGACGCTGGCGGCGTGGCCAATGTCCTGATGACGGGCTCGGTGCTGCCGGTCACGGCCTGGTCGATCCGGGAAGAGGTCGCCCGGCTGATGGCGCGGGACACCATGCCCGGCGCGGTCCACGTGGTCGAACTGGGCACCGACACCGCCCTGGTGGCGATCGCCTGGGAGAGCGGCGCGCCGATCGGCGCCCTGGTGCTGGTGCGCTCGGCCCGACAGCCCTGGCAGGGCGGGCAGATCAGCCTGCTGGGCGCGGTCGCCGACCAGCTCGGCCTGGTCCTGGGCCTGCGGGCGCGGGTGGCCCAGCTCGAAGCCTTGTCGCTGGTCGATGCCCTGACCGGGGTAATGAACCGGCGGGCCTTCGACCAGGAACTGGCGACCAAGATGCGCCAGGCCGACCGGCTGGGACGCCGGGGCACCCTTCTGCTCATCGATTTCGACGGCTTCAAGGCGTTGAACGATCGCTTCGGCCATGCCTATGGCGACCGCGCGCTCAGCCTGTTCGGCAGGGCGATCCAGGACAATCTGCGGGCGGGCGACCTGGCGGCCCGTCTGGGCGGCGACGAATTCGCCCTGTGGTTGGACGGGGCCGATGCCGCCGGCGGCTTTGCCAAGACCGATTCCCTCTACGAGATGATGGGCAGGGTGAACGGCGCCTTGGGCTCGCCCGAGGCGGCGCTGGGCCTGTCGATCGGCATTGCCGTCTACGAGCCAGGGGGCGGCGAGGGGCGGGACGCGATCACCTCGCGTGCCGACCATGCCCTGTACCGGGCCAAGCGGGGTGGCCGCAACCGGGCGGAGTTGGCGTTGACCGCGGGGAGCGTGGCATGTTGA
- the dapD gene encoding 2,3,4,5-tetrahydropyridine-2,6-dicarboxylate N-succinyltransferase, whose translation MSLTDLESAIDAAWEARDTISASTTGAVREAVETVLGLLDQGEVRVAAPKDGAWVVNQWLKKAVLLSFRLNDSSVVAGGPGLQGAWFDKVPTKFEGWGENRFKAAGFRAVPGSIVRRSAYIAPGVVLMPSFVNVGAHVGKGTMVDTWATVGSCAQIGANCHLSGGAGIGGVLEPLQAGPVVIEDNCFIGARAEVAEGVIVETGSVLSMGVYLGASTKIVDRATGEVFRGRVPAYSVVVPGTLPGKGPTDPGLYCAVIVKRVDAQTRSKTSINELLRD comes from the coding sequence ATGTCCCTGACCGATCTCGAGAGTGCCATCGACGCCGCCTGGGAGGCGCGCGACACCATCAGCGCCAGCACCACCGGCGCGGTGCGCGAGGCCGTGGAGACGGTGCTGGGCCTGCTCGACCAGGGCGAGGTGCGCGTCGCCGCCCCCAAGGATGGCGCCTGGGTGGTCAACCAGTGGCTGAAGAAGGCGGTGCTGCTGTCCTTCCGCCTGAACGATTCGAGCGTCGTCGCCGGCGGGCCCGGGCTGCAGGGCGCCTGGTTCGACAAGGTGCCGACCAAGTTCGAAGGCTGGGGCGAGAATCGCTTCAAGGCCGCCGGCTTCCGCGCCGTGCCGGGCAGCATCGTGCGTCGCTCGGCCTATATCGCCCCGGGCGTGGTGCTGATGCCCAGCTTCGTCAATGTCGGCGCCCATGTCGGCAAGGGCACCATGGTCGACACCTGGGCCACCGTCGGTTCCTGCGCGCAGATCGGCGCCAACTGCCACCTCTCGGGCGGGGCCGGCATCGGCGGCGTGCTCGAACCCCTGCAGGCCGGCCCGGTGGTGATCGAGGACAACTGCTTCATCGGTGCCCGCGCCGAAGTGGCCGAAGGCGTGATCGTCGAGACCGGCTCGGTGCTCTCCATGGGCGTCTACCTGGGCGCCTCGACCAAGATCGTCGACCGCGCCACCGGCGAGGTCTTCCGCGGCCGCGTGCCGGCCTATTCGGTCGTCGTCCCCGGCACCCTGCCGGGCAAGGGCCCGACCGACCCCGGCCTCTACTGCGCCGTGATCGTGAAGCGGGTCGACGCCCAGACCCGCTCCAAGACCTCGATCAACGAACTGCTGCGCGACTGA
- the dapE gene encoding succinyl-diaminopimelate desuccinylase translates to MTRAFDALPLAIELIRCPSVTPADAGALDTLGSVLKGIGFTVERLPFSAADTPDIDNLYARIGGKGPHFCFAGHTDVVPVGEAARWSVDPFAATLDQGWLLGRGAADMKAAIACFAAAASQYLDENHGGIPRDGAISLLITGDEEGPAVNGTVKMLEALSARGETWSGCLVGEPTNPHALGEMAKIGRRGSINATLTVTGVEGHVAYPHLADNPAPKLVRLLDALLSLHLDDGTEHFQPSNLEITTIDIANPATNVIPRVASARINIRFNDRHTGASLDRLLRATLDAAGIAYELKTTISGEAFLTQPGPLSDILVQAVVAETGRPPELSTSGGTSDARFIARYCPVVEFGLVSETMHKTDEKVRVEDIERLTRIYLDVLRRFFARRP, encoded by the coding sequence ATGACCCGCGCCTTCGATGCGCTGCCGCTGGCGATCGAACTGATCCGCTGCCCCAGCGTGACGCCGGCCGATGCCGGTGCGCTCGATACCCTGGGCAGCGTGCTGAAAGGCATCGGCTTCACCGTGGAACGGCTGCCGTTCTCGGCCGCGGACACGCCCGATATCGACAATCTCTATGCCCGCATCGGCGGCAAGGGCCCGCATTTCTGCTTTGCCGGGCATACCGACGTGGTGCCGGTGGGCGAAGCCGCGCGGTGGAGCGTCGATCCCTTTGCCGCCACGCTCGACCAGGGCTGGCTGCTGGGCCGGGGCGCCGCCGACATGAAGGCGGCGATCGCCTGTTTCGCCGCCGCCGCCAGCCAATACCTGGACGAGAACCACGGCGGCATCCCCCGCGATGGCGCGATCAGCCTGCTGATCACCGGCGACGAGGAAGGCCCGGCGGTCAACGGCACGGTGAAGATGCTGGAAGCCCTGAGCGCCCGCGGCGAGACCTGGAGCGGCTGCCTGGTGGGCGAGCCGACCAACCCGCACGCCCTGGGCGAGATGGCCAAGATCGGCCGCCGCGGCTCGATCAACGCCACCTTGACGGTTACCGGCGTCGAAGGCCACGTCGCCTATCCCCACCTGGCCGACAACCCAGCGCCAAAGCTGGTGCGCCTGCTCGACGCCCTGCTGAGCCTGCACCTCGACGACGGGACCGAGCATTTCCAGCCCTCCAACCTGGAAATCACCACGATCGACATCGCCAACCCGGCGACCAATGTGATCCCGCGGGTGGCCAGTGCCCGCATCAACATCCGCTTCAACGACCGCCACACCGGCGCCTCGCTCGACCGCCTGCTGCGGGCGACCCTGGATGCGGCGGGCATCGCCTATGAGCTGAAGACCACGATTTCGGGCGAAGCCTTCCTGACCCAGCCGGGGCCGCTCTCGGACATCCTGGTGCAGGCGGTGGTGGCCGAGACCGGCAGGCCGCCCGAACTCTCGACCAGCGGCGGCACCTCGGACGCCCGCTTCATCGCCCGCTATTGCCCGGTGGTCGAATTCGGCCTGGTGAGCGAGACCATGCACAAGACCGACGAGAAGGTGCGGGTCGAGGATATCGAGCGCCTGACCCGCATCTATCTCGACGTGTTGCGGCGTTTCTTCGCACGGCGGCCCTGA
- a CDS encoding acyl-homoserine-lactone synthase: MIDVIGPWNRSHHRATLDAMFRLRHHVFIEELQWDLPLAQDGMERDEFDGPRAVYLVCRNPGAASPARCA; this comes from the coding sequence ATGATCGACGTTATCGGGCCCTGGAACCGCAGCCACCACCGCGCCACCCTCGACGCCATGTTCCGCCTGCGCCACCACGTCTTCATCGAGGAATTGCAGTGGGATCTGCCGCTGGCGCAGGACGGGATGGAGCGCGATGAATTCGACGGCCCGCGCGCCGTCTATCTCGTCTGCCGCAACCCCGGGGCGGCATCGCCGGCTCGATGCGCATGA
- a CDS encoding DUF2336 domain-containing protein has protein sequence MLKRFIGRLRAANRTPLSYEEQRSRLEQGDLAARRGLARLEATRPEVLYYLAEDSDGGVRQLVAANPSTPFQADRRLTADTDSEVREELARKLGRLLPNLTAREQATLRERTVELIEIMARDQLPSVRRVLAEELKHATNVPRDLIRRLAHDLDLIVAAPILEYSPLFSDDDLLEIVATSRVEGALAALARRNHIPGAVADAIVATLDIPAVAALLANPSARLREDVLDRIIDSAPQVEVWHQPLVLRAELSMRAIRRIASFVASSLINELMIRTDLDEETAQALARRVRDRVASGDLEGSRSGIEALLAELAALHGRGELDEAMIDQAIESGRRDFVVAALTVRSGITLNGVKQILGSRLAKSVVALVWRARLSMRLALKIQRQISLIPQGSLLLPRGGVGYPLTPEEMNWHLEFFTQEGQGTR, from the coding sequence ATGTTGAAGCGCTTTATCGGCCGCCTGCGGGCGGCCAACCGAACCCCCCTCAGCTATGAAGAGCAGCGCAGCCGCCTCGAGCAGGGCGACCTGGCGGCCCGGCGCGGCCTGGCGCGCCTGGAAGCCACCCGGCCCGAGGTTCTCTACTACCTGGCCGAAGACAGCGACGGCGGAGTCCGCCAGCTGGTGGCGGCCAATCCCTCGACCCCGTTCCAGGCCGACCGGCGCCTGACCGCCGATACCGACAGCGAAGTGCGCGAGGAGTTGGCGCGCAAGCTGGGGCGCCTGCTGCCGAACCTGACCGCGCGGGAACAGGCGACCCTGCGCGAGCGCACGGTCGAGCTGATCGAGATCATGGCCCGCGATCAGCTACCCTCGGTCCGCCGCGTCCTGGCCGAGGAGCTGAAGCACGCGACCAATGTCCCGCGCGACCTGATCCGGCGCCTGGCCCACGACCTGGACCTGATCGTGGCGGCGCCGATCCTGGAGTATTCGCCGCTGTTCAGCGACGACGACCTTCTGGAAATCGTCGCGACCTCCCGGGTGGAAGGGGCGCTGGCCGCGCTTGCCCGGCGCAATCACATTCCAGGTGCCGTGGCCGATGCCATCGTCGCCACCCTGGACATTCCGGCCGTCGCCGCCCTGCTGGCCAATCCGTCGGCCCGCCTGCGCGAGGACGTGCTCGACCGCATCATCGATTCAGCCCCCCAGGTCGAAGTCTGGCACCAGCCGCTGGTCCTGCGCGCCGAGTTGTCGATGCGGGCGATCCGCCGCATCGCCAGCTTCGTCGCCTCGTCATTGATCAACGAACTGATGATCCGGACCGACCTCGACGAGGAAACCGCCCAGGCCCTGGCCCGGCGGGTCCGCGACCGGGTCGCCAGCGGTGACCTGGAAGGTAGCAGGAGCGGCATCGAAGCCCTGCTGGCCGAGCTCGCCGCCCTGCACGGCCGCGGCGAGCTCGACGAAGCCATGATCGACCAGGCGATCGAGAGCGGCCGGCGCGATTTCGTCGTCGCCGCGCTGACCGTGCGGTCCGGCATCACCCTCAACGGCGTGAAGCAGATCCTGGGCTCGCGCCTGGCCAAGTCGGTCGTGGCCCTGGTCTGGCGGGCGCGGCTGTCGATGCGCCTCGCCTTGAAGATCCAGCGCCAGATCTCGCTGATCCCCCAGGGCAGCCTGCTGCTGCCCCGCGGCGGCGTCGGCTATCCGCTGACGCCCGAGGAAATGAACTGGCACCTGGAGTTCTTCACCCAGGAGGGGCAGGGCACGAGGTAG